GAGCTAAGTAAGTGATAACCATGGAAAAAGATAAAAACACATTGATATGGATCTTCATTGCTGTAATTATTGTGCTCCTTCTGATAGGAAGCTTTGGAATGGGTGGTTATGGTCTGATGGGATTCGGCATGGGTTTTGGGTTTATTTTTATGCTGCTTTTCTGGGGAGTATTAATATGGCTGGTTGTTGCTCTTATCAATGCAGGCCAGTCAGGCAAGAAAGAGGAAGATCCACTAATCATACTTAAAAAAAGATATGCTTCTGGGGAAATCACAAAGAAACGATATGAAGAAATGAAAAAGGGGATACGTTAAGGTGGTCGCTATGAAAATACGAATCTATCCCCCAATTCTTGCAGGAATGTATCTCTTATTTGCTTTAGGGCTAGATTATTTTTTCCCAAGCGTGAATATGGTTCAACCGCCGTTTAATTTCCTCGGCATTGTTATTATAGTTGGAGGCGTTATTCTTATGGTCTGGGCTTTTCGACGATTTAGAAAAAAAGGCACAACTCACCACCCTTATGATGAGCCAACCGTTTTGGTTACTACTGGGCCTTTTAGATTTAGCCGAAATCCTATGTACTTAGGACTTTCTTTTGTGCTTTTGGGAATAGCTATTTTTATAGGAACTATTCCTTTGTTTCTTGCACCACTTATGTTTTTTTTGACAATAAACGCAGTAGTTATTCCTTATGAAGAAAGAAAGCTTATGAAAATTTTCGGTCAAAAATACGCAGATTATAAAAATCACGTCAGAAGGTGGTTTTGACATTTGGATAAAAAATATGGAGGTTAAAAATGAAAACTGATGATTTTGCATATATTGTTGAAACTGAAAAGAGTTTTGATGAAGCAGTTGTTTCAGTTTTGAAAGCCGTTGATCAAAAAGGATGGGGACTATTCCAGATTTATGATGTCAAGGAGAGATTAGCAGCAAAAGGATTTGAACAAAAGCCTTTGAAAATAATTGAGATCTGTTCAGGGAAATATGCAAATCAATTCCTGAATAAAAATAGGCTGATCTCTCTTTGTATGCCTTGCAAAATCAATGTGATAGAAGAGAATGGAAAGGTAAAAATTATTGGAATGAAACCGACTATGATCTCTCAGTTCTTTCCAGAAGTAAGCAAAAGAGAAGCTGAGGGTGTAGAAAGAGACATTATTGAAATGGTGGATACTGCGAGATAAACGATGAAACTAGGGATAATAGTAAACACAAATGACGCAGAAACCTGCTGGAACTGTTTCAGATTAGGTAATGAAGCTCTTAAAATGAATCATTCGGTAAAAATATTTCTGCTTGGCAAGGGCGTTGAGATCGAGCAGGTGAAGGATGCACAATTTCCACTTCTTGAAGGTTCAATTAAAAAGTTTGTAAAAAATAAAGGCATCATTCTTGCGTGTGGAACCTGCTTGCAGATAAGAGGAAAAGAAGAAAGTGGTATCTGCCCCATCTCTACAATGGAAGAGCTGTTAAAATTAGTGGAAGAATCTGACCAGATTTTGACGTTTGGCTGATAAACCGCCTTATTGGTCACGTTCTTTTGCATTTTTTCATGTTGCTCCAGTAGAAATTAGTTTCACCAGTATCTTTAAATGGTGTTTCATTTTACTTTGGTGTGGTGAGATTATGAAAAAACTCTATATTGTTTCACTTGTACTGGTGCTTATGGTCGGCAGTTTAATCTTTTTCGCTGCCAGGAATACAACGGGTAGTGCTGTTCGTTCAACATCAGCGGCAAGGGGAGATACCTTTGTAGGAAGGATTAGCAATGTCGCTGTTCAGGCAGGAACCCTGAGTGGTATGGGGGTTTATGATCGAAGTTGCAAGATGGGAACTGATGGACTTACGTCTTGTGATGCAGGAATCGAAACTAAAGAGTACGGACTTTTGAATTTCAAGTATCGCCATGATATGACCAGACAACCGTGCCTTGCTCCTAATGACTTAGTAGAAGTGCGTATTTTAGATGCGCAAGGAAACGCTGAAATTCAACGACTCTAAAATAACGCAGAGGGTTGGTGGGAGACATGGGTTTATGGCAGCAGATCAAAAATAATCATCTTGTATTGATGATGGTTACTTGTATCTTGCCGTTTGCAGTTCTTGCTATTCTCATGTTTGGATTTGGTATACAATCAAAGTGGTTTACTTTTATAGCCTTAGGCGTTTGCCTTGGCAGTCATCTCTGGATGATGAAATCAATGCACCAACAGAAAGAAGGGGGTAGTTGCCATTGAATGATACGCTAAAAACAGTGCTTACTCTTGTCGTCTTCTTAGTTGGCATCTTTTTAATGCTCCTCGTCATGCATCCAGCATGGTTTAGCTGAGGGAAAGCAAAAAGCTGGTGTTTTCTTCTGCATGTAAAGAATGGATAGCATCCATTTTCAGGAAGATAATAACGCCAGGCTGCATGGATATGGGTTCTCCTTCAAGTCTGAAAACGCCTTTTCCTTCCAGAACAACAACAGAGCCTTCTTTCGTTGATGTATGATCAGAAATCTCTGTTCCTTTAGCCATGCAAAATAAGGTAATCTGTTGCTTTTGTGATTTCAAAATAACTTTACTGAAGATTCCACCTTCACTGTACGTGATTAATGATTTCAAGGATTTCCATGAGCTGCTTTCTGATTTTTCCATGATAGATATCGGATGGGGGTATTGTTTTTATAACTTTTGTTTTTCGACATTTCTCTAAGTTATAGCTCGGAGAGTAAAGAAAAAAGCAATACCTTTTTATAAGCCGCAAACGTTTCTCGTACTATGGCTCAGGTCTGGATATATGCATTACTCAGTGTCCTTGTTGTGAGTTTGGTATCCTTTGTAGGGATATTGACGCTTTCTTTCCGAACAAAGACCTTACAAAAGATGCTGTTGTATATGGTCAGTTTTTCAACAGGAGCTTTGTTTGGTGATGTGTTCCTCCATCTCTTACCAGAAGTAGCTAATGAACAAGGATTTACGGTAACCATTTCCTTAGCAGTCCTCTTTGGTATTGTGTTCTCATTTGTTGTCGAAAAAGTCATTCACTGGCGACATTGTCACGTTCCAACGAGTAAAGACCATCCACATCCATTCGCAGTTATGAATCTCTTTGGTGACGCAGTCCATAACTTCCTCGACGGCATGATTATTGGCGTAAGCTACCTAGTAAGCATTCCAGTAGGCTTAGCCACAACCGTTGCTGTTGTTCTTCACGAAATTCCCCAAGAGATTGGTGATTTCGGTGTCCTGCTTCATGGCGGGTTCTCAAGAAAGCGAGCAATATTGTTTAATTTTCTAAGTGCAGTAACTGCCTTTTTTGGTATGACTATAGCGCTCATCGCGGGGTCGTTGGTAGGAGGTCTAACAAACATATTGGTTCCCTTTGCTGCCGGCGGTTTTGTTTATATTGCAGGATCTGATCTTATCCCTGAACTCCACAAAGAAGAGAACACGACAAAATCCCTGGTCCAACTCTTTACCTTCCTTCTTGGAATTGCCCTTATGGCTGCATTACTCTTACTTGAATAATCTTAGAAATAGTGTCTATAGTTAGCGACATAAGTAACGCATGAAGTTTTGCATAAAATTGTGTTCTTGCCAGAAGTTTTCTAATGCTTCTTGCATGTCGTCGATTGTTGGGAAGTATTGTGATTTTATGACGTTGTTTTTTGTGACTTTCCAACAGGTTTCGATAGGGTTGAGTTCTGGTGAGTATGGGGGAATATGCTCTACGCGGATGCGTGGAGCATATTCTGCGAGAAGGTTTTTGACGCATTGTGTTTTGTGAAATCCTGCGTTATCGAGGATGAGAACGTATTTCTTTTTTTGATCAAATGTTTTGAATAATTCTCGCAAAAAGTGCATGAATGTGAGGCTGTTTTGTGCGATGTAAAAGTCGTAATAAAACTTGTGGCGGCTGGTGAGCGCGCCGAACGTGATGAGTTTTTTCGAGCTCCAAAAAAATGCGCCTCGTGGTGTTTCTCCTCGAGGAAACCAGATTCGTTTGTACGTTGTTGTTAAGTGAAATCCTGCTTCGTCAATGGCTACAATCTCATAACCCAGGTATTCTGTTTGAAGTTTTTTTTAAATTCGTCACGAAACGCAGCAACTTTTGCAGGATCATTTTTGATGTGCTGTGAACGAGGTGTTATTCGAGAGAAATCAAGTTTGTGGAGAATCCGCTCTACATGCCGCGTTGTATAGTTTTTGCCAGTTGTTTTCTGAATGAGTTCAGAGAATTTTTTTGTGTTAATCGAACAGAAATTCTTGTTTGCTGTGCGAGCTTTGTTCGTAAATTCTTCTTTCAGTTTTGCAAGAGTTTCCTTCGTCAGAGGTGTTGGTCGCCCGCTGCGAAAGCGGTTTTTGAGACTGCCTGTTTTTTTGTACTTCGCAATCAGTCTGCTTATCGCTGACTGATGGCATCCTGCCAAGTCAGCGATTTCTTCTTGTGTTTTTCCCTGCTTTGTCCACTTAAGGACAAGTTCTCTTGTTTGTAGGTTGATCATACAAACAAGAAAGCACAGCCCATATATAAACTATGCGTTACTTATGTCTTATACTACATATGCTATTTTAGAAAAAACTTATTTGAAAAGTGGTGTCAGCAAGTAATTTTGTTAGCAGACTTAGGCGTAAAAATTATTAAATCTTGACAATTAGAGTAAGTTAATTTGGTTTAGGGGTGAGAGATTATGGATCAAGACATTTTATCTAAAAAAAGAGGCGAGGTCATAGAGAAATTCATCAATTGTGAACATCTAATTAATATAATAATCTCACAACATTATTTCAAAAAAATAGAATACTCTTTTTTTTTCGACGTGCTTTATGATGAATATTTCGGTTTTGCACTAAAACGTAGAATTCTAGAAAAAATAGTTCCGGATTTAGATAAAGCAAAGATTCAAACCTTGAATCGACTGAATACTATCAGAAACTATTTCGCCCATTGCAGTCAACAATTCTTTGAAGGACATAAAAAGCCAGATCCTACAGCAGGAGGGTTTGTTCCTAACCATAAGGACACTAAGAAGAGGTTAGATTTAGAAGAGTTATACGACGAATTTATTAAGAAAGAGCCAGAGGTCACTAAATACTTGGGAGAAATATACCGGAAACTTGGTGGAATTTTAATACCAGTAAGAAACGAATAAAAGAGATTTTAGGAAAGATTGGTATGAAAGTAATCGAAGAAAAAGTAACAAAATAATACCCAAGCTTTTTGGACGCCGTTCTTACTTGAGTATAACAGTTATTATTCTAAAATAGGATATTTCTGTACAACCGCTTGCTGTGTCCACCATCTTCCCAAGCCAAACCATTGACCTGCTTTTACGGTTGCAAGGATGAGCAAGACAAGGATATAGATTAAATGGTCATCCAGAAAGGGGTTGTGTTCTGGAGGCAAAACCGCAGTCCACATCAGGAACAGCATCAATGAACCACTATAGGCTGCAATACGCATGCCAACGCCAAAGAGCAGTGCAAGACCAATACATAAAAGCCCGATCATAAAAATCCAGTCAACAACCACATTACCTGCTATGCTTTGATACATGCTGGCAAATGGTCCTTTGGTAGCGTAGGCTAGAAAACCATTGGTTGGAGAGGTTCCAAGAACCCATGCCTTATCTGATGGCGTTGAAAATCCAAGCCCGAAGAGCTTGTCAAAGAATGGCCAGAGAAATATCCATGCCATTCCTAGACGAAGTGTTATCCAAAGATATCTGCTATTTTCCTCATTTTTTTGTATCTCTTTTTGTCCATCGTTTGTTTGTGATGCTACCATCGTTTACAGCACTCCACCAATTTTTTTATTAAGGTATTCATTCCTTCGTGGTTCCGGTATAAATAGATTGTGGTAAACAACATCCAGAGACCTAGAACCAAAAGGATGGCACTGGATACTAAGGAACGGGTGATAAGCGAATACGCACCGAGAATTAAGCTCAAGAGAAACGGAAGTCTGAATATTTTCAGCGTTTCCCTGACCCTTGCTTCAACAAGATAATAGATCCCGACAGTGGATTCTCCAATGAGAAGGGCAACGATCAATGAATCTTCAAATATCCCTAACCACAAAAGTGCTAAGAGTGAAAGCCAGGTAACAAAGACAGACGCACAGATAACACAAAATTGTTCTTTTATATTCCCTTTGAATCCAGATTTGAGAATAAGGAAAAGAAAAAACAATCCGGTTATCGTGAGGAGCGCCTGGAGTAATGGTTCCACTATCATCACCTTAAGTAATCATCTTTGTTTAAATCGCAAATTGGAGCACCAGGCTTATAAGGAACAGGAGAGCGAAGGTTATGGTTAATCCCTGGTACGGTAACATCTTACCGTTTCTTAGCGCAGTCATTCTCTCGCTTAGCCATGGTGCAATAGCAACAATAAACCCACCAATGATACTTCCTATTAAAAACAAATTCAGGAGATAGGTTCGGTTAAAGATCGTTCCATAATCCCCTCCCCACGAGATGTAGATGGGATAAGGGTTATCGGCAAAGAGTGTTAGGATGGGAATAACGGTGAGAGCAAAGGAAACGATCAAGAGAATCCAATGTTGGAAAGGAATAAACTGTTTCTTGATCATTCGTGAAACCCACCATCCTGTAGAGATGGCAAATGCTCCAATAAAAACTCCGATAACACTGTGGCTTACTCCTAGCCATGCTGCGCCACCGGCGGCGGCAGCAGCACCTGCCGTACATAAGGGACAGTGTGCATGCACCCTTCCAATCCCAGCCAAGGCTGCCAAGGCCATTGATCCAAGTTTCACTGTTTTAAGACGGTTTTTATTATTTAAACTGCTCATTCTTGTCCACCAAAAGCCCTACATCCGCATAAATTCGCTGGTTGTCCCATCTTTATGTACTGCATAGATGACAAAATCACCTTGCTTTGATCCTGGCATTCCCGGAGATCCAGAAGGCATTCCTGGCATAGCAATTCCTGCAATATCTGGTTGTTCTGTCATCATTTTCTGTATTGCTTCAAGAGGAACATGGCCTTCAACAAAGTAATTGCCGACGGTTACCGTATGACAGCTCTGCATATCCATAGGGATGCCGTAGTTTTTCTTCACTTTGAGGACATCGTCACTATCTTTGACCGTTACTGCAAATCCTTTTTGCTCGAGGTATTGGGCATAGAGCGAACAACAGCCACATCCAGGGGCTTTGAAAATAGTGGCGGTCTGAGCACCACCCTTCACGTCCGTAGTACCATTTCCCGTAGTGCCTTTTGAGCAACCACTTATCAATAAGAGTACACCCAACACAATACTGGTGAACAATATCGGTAATTTCTTCATGAAATCATCCTCCTTGCTTTCCGTTATTACTATAATTTCATTAATTCTTGATTAATGGTGTAAAGTTATGTCTTGAGAAAACTGAAATCCTTTATTTAAGTAACGGAGAAACTAGTTTCAGGAGCTATTTCAACACAATAATATTGGTCATTCCTCGACGCTTTCGTTCAAGGACATTATGGTGTTCTAATTTGTCCAGAATTCGAGTTATCTTTACTTTGGGAAATCCAGTTGTTTTTATGACATCACTCTGATACATAGATCCTTCATGCTCCTTTAGTAGTGTATAAATTATTTTTTCCTCTTCACTAAGGGTAGCGAGATCAACAGCTTTGTACTGCGATGTTTCTTTTACCTCTGCTTTTCCTCCTGCAATAGTCATATAACTACCGATACCCACTAAAAGAAAACCAATACTAAAGAGAAAGGTTAAAAGCCAAGATTTATCCTGCTCATGCACCGGACATTGGTTCATTTCAATCGTTGGATTGCTATGGACTGCTTCACAGAGAAATGCATCTTTTTCGTCACTGTCTTTTTTCAACGACACCAAGGTAAGAAGAAGAATAGC
The nucleotide sequence above comes from Candidatus Woesearchaeota archaeon. Encoded proteins:
- a CDS encoding SHOCT domain-containing protein encodes the protein MGGYGLMGFGMGFGFIFMLLFWGVLIWLVVALINAGQSGKKEEDPLIILKKRYASGEITKKRYEEMKKGIR
- a CDS encoding isoprenylcysteine carboxylmethyltransferase family protein gives rise to the protein MKIRIYPPILAGMYLLFALGLDYFFPSVNMVQPPFNFLGIVIIVGGVILMVWAFRRFRKKGTTHHPYDEPTVLVTTGPFRFSRNPMYLGLSFVLLGIAIFIGTIPLFLAPLMFFLTINAVVIPYEERKLMKIFGQKYADYKNHVRRWF
- a CDS encoding DUF302 domain-containing protein, which codes for MKTDDFAYIVETEKSFDEAVVSVLKAVDQKGWGLFQIYDVKERLAAKGFEQKPLKIIEICSGKYANQFLNKNRLISLCMPCKINVIEENGKVKIIGMKPTMISQFFPEVSKREAEGVERDIIEMVDTAR
- a CDS encoding DsrE family protein gives rise to the protein MKLGIIVNTNDAETCWNCFRLGNEALKMNHSVKIFLLGKGVEIEQVKDAQFPLLEGSIKKFVKNKGIILACGTCLQIRGKEESGICPISTMEELLKLVEESDQILTFG
- a CDS encoding cupin domain-containing protein, coding for MEKSESSSWKSLKSLITYSEGGIFSKVILKSQKQQITLFCMAKGTEISDHTSTKEGSVVVLEGKGVFRLEGEPISMQPGVIIFLKMDAIHSLHAEENTSFLLSLS
- a CDS encoding ZIP family metal transporter translates to MAQVWIYALLSVLVVSLVSFVGILTLSFRTKTLQKMLLYMVSFSTGALFGDVFLHLLPEVANEQGFTVTISLAVLFGIVFSFVVEKVIHWRHCHVPTSKDHPHPFAVMNLFGDAVHNFLDGMIIGVSYLVSIPVGLATTVAVVLHEIPQEIGDFGVLLHGGFSRKRAILFNFLSAVTAFFGMTIALIAGSLVGGLTNILVPFAAGGFVYIAGSDLIPELHKEENTTKSLVQLFTFLLGIALMAALLLLE
- a CDS encoding IS630 family transposase — encoded protein: MGYEIVAIDEAGFHLTTTYKRIWFPRGETPRGAFFWSSKKLITFGALTSRHKFYYDFYIAQNSLTFMHFLRELFKTFDQKKKYVLILDNAGFHKTQCVKNLLAEYAPRIRVEHIPPYSPELNPIETCWKVTKNNVIKSQYFPTIDDMQEALENFWQEHNFMQNFMRYLCR
- a CDS encoding transposase, with protein sequence MINLQTRELVLKWTKQGKTQEEIADLAGCHQSAISRLIAKYKKTGSLKNRFRSGRPTPLTKETLAKLKEEFTNKARTANKNFCSINTKKFSELIQKTTGKNYTTRHVERILHKLDFSRITPRSQHIKNDPAKVAAFRDEFKKNFKQNTWVMRL
- a CDS encoding DUF411 domain-containing protein gives rise to the protein MKKLPILFTSIVLGVLLLISGCSKGTTGNGTTDVKGGAQTATIFKAPGCGCCSLYAQYLEQKGFAVTVKDSDDVLKVKKNYGIPMDMQSCHTVTVGNYFVEGHVPLEAIQKMMTEQPDIAGIAMPGMPSGSPGMPGSKQGDFVIYAVHKDGTTSEFMRM